The Oceanivirga salmonicida DNA window AATACCAGCAAAAAGAGGTAATATTATTAGACCAATATTAAATATTTCAAAAGAATATATACTTTCATATTTAAATGAGAATAATATAAAATATTTAATTGATTATACTAATTTTGAAAATGATTATAGTAGAAATAAAATAAGAAATCAAATTTTACCTATAATGAAAGAAATAAATACTAATTATTTATCAAATATTTCTAATTTGATAGATTTAGTAAATGACGTAGAAAATAAAGAAAATAGAGAATATATATATAAAGAATTAAAAAAATATAATATAGCTGTGAGTAGTAATAAAATATACGAAATATTGAGTATAAAAAATAAAAATGGGACTAGTATAGATTTAAATGAAAAGTATATTTGGTATAGCAGTTATGAATTTTATGGCGTATTAGATAGAAGTAAAATGAAATCTAATGAGTTTTTGTACAAAATAAATTTAAATGAAAGTCAAAATGTAAACGGTTATGAAATATCTTTATTTGAATATAGTTATATTAAAAAATACCTTGAAAAAAAAGAGTATAAAATATATAATATAGGAAGTATCAATAAGATTTTTGTTACAAATAGAAAAAATGGGGATAAATTAGATAATAAGAAAATCAAGTCTATATTTATTAATTTAAAAATTGATAGACTTGTTCGTGATATAATCCCAATATTAAAAACAAGTAAAGAAATACTTTCAATAGCAGATATTAAATTTTCTAAGAAACTAAATCAAAAATTAGAAGAAAATTCTAATTATATTGTGATAAAAAAGGATGGTAAAAATGGAAGAAAATAAAGATAAATTAAATGAAACTGAATTTGAAAAAGAAATAAATAAAGAAGAATTTAAAAACGAAGATGAAGTTAAAG harbors:
- the tilS gene encoding tRNA lysidine(34) synthetase TilS; amino-acid sequence: MSKILIAFSGGPDSVYLYHYLKKQNHEIGICYVNHNVRKDIQNDIDFVKDFAIKENIFYCIESINLEKFNEDIARNKRYEILEKVREKNSFEYIATGHNQNDNVETIIFRIIRGTALEGLKGIPAKRGNIIRPILNISKEYILSYLNENNIKYLIDYTNFENDYSRNKIRNQILPIMKEINTNYLSNISNLIDLVNDVENKENREYIYKELKKYNIAVSSNKIYEILSIKNKNGTSIDLNEKYIWYSSYEFYGVLDRSKMKSNEFLYKINLNESQNVNGYEISLFEYSYIKKYLEKKEYKIYNIGSINKIFVTNRKNGDKLDNKKIKSIFINLKIDRLVRDIIPILKTSKEILSIADIKFSKKLNQKLEENSNYIVIKKDGKNGRK